Within the Oncorhynchus kisutch isolate 150728-3 linkage group LG13, Okis_V2, whole genome shotgun sequence genome, the region CCATCATTGTATCATGCACACTAAACAGGAGTAGCATCCGGACAAGGCTCTAACATGATGAGATTTGGGTCACTTGTGGTCACCGCCCCGTAAGAAGTGTCAAAGCCCATATCTTCATCTTCAAACCTATTATATCCAATATCCCCATTGTCCCCCAGTGGGTTTGTGTCTGGTTTGTGTAAAACCTCTTTCCTGTACATCCGGTAGGCCAGGATGAAGATGCCAGCCTCGGCTGCCTGGAAGAGGGCGTAGAGCAGAGGGAACATATACATGCCCCCCATCAGCTGTGGTGGGAAGGCCATCTTCAGGATGGCTGTGCAGAGCTGCACGTTCTGGCACCCGGTCTCTAGTGACACGGTCCTGCGGATGTTGGGTGGGAGATCGAAGAGGGTGGCCAGGCCGTAGCCTGCAGCGTAGCCACAGGCAGGCATCAGGACAGCTACCACGTagacagatggagggatggtAGCCAGCAGCTCTGGCCCCAACATGACCCCCGTCATGATGAACAGCATCACCAGGGTCACCAGCAGAGACCACAGGGACACCTGGGGAAACATACCCCACGGGGTCAACACAAGTTTTATGACAGGCCTTCTCTATATCCAGATTGTTTTAGGAAGGTGGAAAGGGAAGGAACAATGGACTAATTTTCAGGATATTCAAACAGAACCAATATTATAAAGGACCAAGGGAAAGCCACAAGTAAGCATGGTCCACTTAAATCTATCTGATTTCATGTATCCCTTCCCCTCTGTGGATTTCTCATCCAGTTCTATGATTCTGTCACACATCtcatgcctctccctctcctggttGAGCTGCCTTTAGATGAGTTAATCTGAAGTGGAAGGGCTCTCCCTGACCGTACAGTGCATCTCTGCCTCTGATGTTACCTTTGTCTCAACAGAAAgctagaaataaaaaaaaatacacaatATGCACAATGTCACACTCATGATGACACTCAGTCAAAAGGTACACAACTGACtattataaaaaatgtaatttattttACTAGCCAAACTACCCCGTTTTaatcaaaataaaaaaaaactatttttatcTTGTATTTTATTCTTAAATTCTTAAGGTGAGAATTAGAATCAGTTATGTAATTCTAAATGTCCCTTTCCCTTTTTAGAGTTTAGTATTGAAATATGAAGTAACACTAAGTTCATCAATCATTTATATTAGGCAGGCCCTGCTATATAAAAAGTACTAAagcaatgtaaaaataaaaaaataccactTTGACCCGGTCACCCTGTATCCAAACCTTCTTCTATACCCCACCGTTATTTGAGACGGCCCCATAGTAACCTTTAAAACGATGTCGGCCGCCCGGTTGTAGCGGTATCGGAGCACGACCCCCAGGCCGATGGGTATGAGGGTGCTACAGAGGGTGAGGATGATCGCGCCGAACGGCATCAGGTTGACCACGGGGGTGTTGATCCAGGCGCGGCTGTATATCCACAGACACAGCGGCATCAGCACCAGTGCAAGGACCGTGGAGGAGATGGTCATGATAATGCTGGAGAGAGGAAGGTGAAAGACAACATCACATTAACTTCATTTGAGTCCCCAAACGTAAAAGCAGAGTAACCAGTAGCATACACGAATAGTATTTTAGAATGGTTGACGTTAAACGAATAGGCTAGTATAGGCCTAAGTGGTGGCTCCTTATTTCCCCAAGCAATGGCACCATTTTCTGTATAATAAATAGCGATGTGTTTAAATCAATTCAAGATGTGCTGCTAAAACAATTTGGACCATAAGTCCCAACAGTATGCTGGAGATTCTGGAGATATGACCGTGCGTAAAATTCCATTCTAATTCTCTTGCGTAAAATTCAACCAAAAGTCCTATGCAGAAGATCCAAGTAATAGCGTACTTATTGTGCCTAAACTTCGAGTTATAGGTATCTTGAATAAATCATTATAGATATTATTTTTCATCTAAAAGTAGGCTATAAATTGTGATCGTTTTAGTTGAAGTGCATTTTATAGTCCACGTCAAATGTGTGATAAATTCGTTTTGTTAGGTTGTGATTTCTTGAGTAACCTCAGATTCATCTCCCCGTTCACTAATAAGGACATGATGTTGGATAGGTTTCCTCCTGGACAGCAGCCACACAGTAGCACGGCCATAGCCGCCACGTCGTCGAGCGAGAATGCCAAAGCTAGCAGGAAGGCGACAAGGGGCATGATGACGAACTGACACACCAGCGCCAGCAGCACCCCGATGGGTCTGCGGATATGCTCCCCAAGCTGGCTAACGTCTACCGTACACCCTAGCCCCAGCATGGTGAAGCACAGGACAATCCCTACAAACACATTGATTCCGTGACTTAGCGGGGAATCCCAAAAGGCAACCACCAGGTGAGCGGGTTCCGTCGGCGGCAGTTTAGCCCGAAGCCCAGCAGCAAAGGCAGTACTGAGAGTGCTGGCTTTCAGAGATACCGGGTTGTTCGTTACGCGTAATCCTGCCATGGCGAGTTCCTCCGAGAAGCTTTCTGAGAGTCGGGAGAGGGTGTCATTTATGGTGAAGTTGAGGAATTCTGTTTGGCCAGCAGTTGGAACAACCGTGACCACCACGCTTGAGTTCTCCATCGCGTTACCAGTGGACAGAAGCTCTTCACAGTCGGTGTCCCACTGAAGGTGCCAGTGCGTAAACTGTGGTCCCCTAGCGGTGCATTGTCATCGCGCACTGTCACCAATGACAGAGGATGAACTCGAGGCTCGAACTCGAGGCTCAAGTGGTTAGAGAATGCGTTGGCATCAGGGCATTGCGTTGTGTTTTAAACACAGACCCACCTAGTGACGGTCAGGGGCCACGGATTGGCTCCCATCAGCTGACAGATGGGAGTCTGCTCATCGTCTGTGGGGAATTGATATCAGGATTGATGGATTCGTGCAGGCTTTTATCATGAGCTCGTGCAACGGAGAAACCACATCTATTTATATTATAGGCAACTGTAGCCTGCACATGCTAATCATATTAAAACATATTTTCTTTCAAATATTTTAATTAACATTTATTTTATCTGGTTGAAAGTCCTCATTTATCGGGTTGAAAGTCCTCATAATTTTACTTTCAACAATAAATTCATAATTTGAATAAGTGAGACTTGTAATTTGCTGTGACAAGCGCATAGCAGAGTAACTGTTAAAATGTTGAGGTTGAGTAGGACAACATAAAGGGAAACTGTGACGCTCTTTATATTCGTTTGTTGACTGTAAGAATGCGCGGGCACGTTTCTGTTCTTCCCTGTGTGTGCTATttccagtggcgacccgtcattaattttaggggaagaaaaaaaatcataatattctttttttttggggggggggttgcctgTTTTtcttgttattttggcattaatacgtgtcacatatcaatgtgcaaacaatgtaaaaaataaaataaaataaaaaaagacgtGTTATctctaatttctcttcatatgacaaagatTGAAAATGAttttccagtagattgtcaacttgattcatggtgattactgctagcttgctagctaagattttgaaaggatgatgttgacatgatcagtccagtcaaagctacagtagatataatgtgatttgatgtcattctatctgtggccaatgaccttgagccttcttggatgggcacttctaatataactctatggcagaACCCATTTTCGAGGTCTAACCTTAGACAATGGGGTGACATACTGTCCCATGTGTGACAGAAACCTGAGCCAATCATGACAGAAAACTGAGCCAATCAGGTGCAacactctgtattttctgctggccagccccaccaccacagaaagcactgagctaggctgaaacacctcggctttattaactcaattacatgttgttgtttttattttattttttacattgtttgcatgtttgttgacatacaatgcattctgggtttcacgtaatcgtctgtcggaccaaagatgctataacaaaatgaggtgagtaagggttcactcattttttgagaacttcaggaagtgaatggtgggatgtgaaTGATGGTAGACAACACAccccttcaaaatgcatactataaacataccaaactcatcttgtcttctcTTGTTATCTTTGGTTTCTGTGAGGGGGAAAAGCATGGCTGCGTGCTGAAACTAATCATAgtcggattactttcgatttctggaaagtgttttactcaattaatTTGATCAACGGTGAACTCACctgtgatgtgattaattatacatTGTAATtactattagctaattcatattgtagtttatgTCAGCCGAGAGTTCGAAAATATGACCAGTTAGtgctaggacaaatgtagcctacatttttccggttaggatgattgtgttatgctatagttacttctgtgaatatctgaacattgcatccaaaaataaactgctcacattctggacatcCCTTcctaaggactgtgtttgtgtaaatagtttctgaaaaaaCGTGTGGtcagctcaaatgctgattgttgcaTCATTCGAAACTGGCCGTTTTAAATAAGCGTTCTGGGACCAATGTAGAACGATCACACCCGTTTGATGGTACGTGTGAAAGggttaagtagttttttggggtacctgtactttactttactatttatattttttgacaccTTTTACTTCGCTACATTTccaaagaaaatattgtactttttactccatagattttccctgacaacccaaagtactggttacattttaaatgcttagcaggacaggaccaTTGTGAAATTCACTTAATTATTAAGAGAACACGTGGTTATCTCTACTGCCTATGGTCtggcggactcattaaacacatgcatcttttgtaaataatatctgagtgttggagtgtgcctctggctagCCATAAAAATAtttaacaagaaaatggtgcagtctgctttgcttaatataagaaatgtgaaattatttatacttttatttttgttacaatatttt harbors:
- the slc10a4 gene encoding sodium/bile acid cotransporter 4 — translated: MENSSVVVTVVPTAGQTEFLNFTINDTLSRLSESFSEELAMAGLRVTNNPVSLKASTLSTAFAAGLRAKLPPTEPAHLVVAFWDSPLSHGINVFVGIVLCFTMLGLGCTVDVSQLGEHIRRPIGVLLALVCQFVIMPLVAFLLALAFSLDDVAAMAVLLCGCCPGGNLSNIMSLLVNGEMNLSIIMTISSTVLALVLMPLCLWIYSRAWINTPVVNLMPFGAIILTLCSTLIPIGLGVVLRYRYNRAADIVLKVSLWSLLVTLVMLFIMTGVMLGPELLATIPPSVYVVAVLMPACGYAAGYGLATLFDLPPNIRRTVSLETGCQNVQLCTAILKMAFPPQLMGGMYMFPLLYALFQAAEAGIFILAYRMYRKEVLHKPDTNPLGDNGDIGYNRFEDEDMGFDTSYGAVTTSDPNLIMLEPCPDATPV